A single genomic interval of Corylus avellana chromosome ca10, CavTom2PMs-1.0 harbors:
- the LOC132163018 gene encoding pentatricopeptide repeat-containing protein At1g77170, mitochondrial-like: MKRRLSKSQPPKFLANFSHFNQSLSTSSSSFDTQFNAESSTNLGPYDSTQDPAKVIATQLSNCSNLSELNQIYAHILRTQLLDLYPASFHWNNIIRSYTRRDAPSKALCVYVAMSRAGVLPDSYTLPIILKAVCQLFATEIGRQLHSVAIRVGLESNEYCESGFINLYSKAGEFENAHKVFEQNRERKLGSWNAIIGGLSRGGRAKEAIEMFAELRKCGFLPDDVTLVSVISACGSLGDMGLALQLHKCAFQAKSIEKPDILMLNSLVDMYGKCGRMDLAYKVFSRMEQRNVSSWTSMIVGYAMHGHVDEALECFQCMREAGVMPNHVTFVGVLSACVHGGTVQEGKHYFHTMKNVYGIMPQLQHYGCMVDLLGRAGLFDEAREMIEGMPMKANSVVWGCLMGACEKYGNVKIGEWVAKHLRELEPWNDGVYVVLSNIYASRGLWKEVERVREVMKQRSLAKIPGYSLATSS; this comes from the exons atgaagagaag GCTTTCTAAATCACAGCCACCCAAATTCCTCGCAAATTTTTCCCATTTCAATCAAAGTCTCTCAACTAGTAGCTCCTCTTTTGACACTCAATTCAATGCTGAATCTTCAACAAACCTGGGACCCTATGATTCAACTCAAGATCCAGCAAAAGTCATAGCGACCCAATTGTCAAATTGCAGTAACTTATCAGAACTGAATCAAATTTATGCACATATTCTCCGGACCCAACTCCTAGATTTGTACCCTGCATCATTTCATTGGAACAACATTATAAGATCATACACAAGGCGAGATGCTCCTAGCAAAGCGCTGTGTGTCTACGTTGCCATGTCACGAGCCGGGGTCTTGCCCGATTCTTATACGCTTCCAATCATCTTGAAAGCCGTGTGTCAACTTTTTGCCACTGAGATTGGTCGGCAGCTTCATTCTGTGGCCATAAGGGTCGGGTTGGAGTCCAACGAGTACTGTGAGAGTGGGTTCATCAACCTGTACTCAAAAGCAGGAGAATTTGAAAATGCGCATAAGGTGTTTGAGCAAAACCGTGAGAGAAAGTTGGGTTCTTGGAATGCAATCATAGGAGGCCTTTCTCGAGGTGGCCGTGCCAAAGAGGCGATAGAAATGTTCGCGGAACTAAGGAAATGTGGGTTCCTTCCGGATGACGTGACTCTGGTTAGTGTAATATCGGCTTGTGGAAGCCTTGGGGACATGGGTTTGGCTCTTCAATTGCATAAATGCGCTTTCCAAGCTAAATCCATTGAAAAACCGGACATTTTGATGTTGAATTCGCTTGTAGACATGTATGGAAAATGTGGTCGGATGGACTTAGCTTACAAAGTATTTTCGAGGATGGAGCAAAGAAATGTATCGTCTTGGACATCCATGATTGTGGGTTATGCGATGCATGGGCATGTGGATGAAGCACTAGAATGCTTCCAGTGCATGAGAGAGGCAGGAGTGATGCCAAACCATGTGACTTTTGTTGGGGTGCTTAGCGCTTGCGTGCATGGTGGGACGGTGCAAGAGGGAAAACATTACTTCCATACGATGAAGAATGTTTATGGGATAATGCCCCAATTGCAACATTACGGGTGTATGGTGGATTTGCTTGGCCGTGCAGGGTTGTTTGATGAGGCTAGAGAAATGATAGAGGGGATGCCGATGAAGGCGAACTCAGTAGTATGGGGGTGTTTGATGGGTGCCTGTGAGAAGTATGGGAATGTGAAGATAGGGGAGTGGGTGGCTAAGCACTTGCGAGAATTGGAACCTTGGAATGATGGGGTTTATGTAGTTTTATCAAATATCTATGCCAGCAGAGGTTTGTGGAA
- the LOC132163019 gene encoding uncharacterized protein LOC132163019 yields MQQEMRQMREMIERMHIGPNRNHRDNDAHDDDGIRVRPIPHQPLAPINRPPAYDDPSDDEDFAEGVFRQDIEVDRRGELRRGVGRGGTGFRGYERGRAGHMGNVYDGAGYRDAYGEQLRRQDLGREESHEYRMKIDLPSFNGNLQIEDFPSFNGHLQIEDFLDWVMEVERFFDYMSIREDRKVKLVAYKFKGGASAWWEKLQISRARQGKGPVTSWLKMKRLLKPRFLPPDFEQRLFQQYQECRQGGRTIQAYVDDFYRLSARNDLMETEDQQVARFIGGLRVAIQDKVSMHPVFTSNEAVSLATRAEKQLERPKATTWERNPSDSTRPTQGRGKQPLVPTVTPSQPVTSTGKGASSSSSTSRQPANNPYARPNLDKCFKCNQPGHRSHQCPRRQMVNLIEPEPEGGSENGDIDTPEYEEEELADADEGIPLFRSLVIQRLLLTPRQEDQSQRHKIFRTRCTVNQRVCDVIIDSGSGENVVSKEMVSKLGLKTEKHPTSYKIGWIKRGTKTLVTERCRFTFSIGKHYSDSILCDVVEMDACHLILGRLWQFDEVENSTYSKGKPVLLSTGSEFIEEVKEARDIIALVTKGTPGSVSQEVPEIMRLMLEEFQDIMPEEMPEGLLPMRDIQHYIDLVPGASLPNLPHYRMSPKENAILQEQVEGLIRKGHLRESMSPCAVPALLVPKKDGSWRMCVDSWAINKITVKYRFPIPRIGDMFDMLSGAKIFSKIDLRSGNHQIRIRPGDEWKTAFKTKEGLYEWMVMPFGLSNAPSTFMRLMNHVLKPFIKKFVVVYFDDILIYSRNLVDHMDHVRKVLEVLRENKLFINLKKCSFMMDQLLFLGFVVGADGI; encoded by the exons ATGCAACAGGAGATGCGCCAGATGCGGGAGATGATAGAGCGCATGCACATAGGTCCTAATCGTAATCACAGGGACAATGATGCCCATGATGACGATGGGATCCGAGTAAGGCCTATTCCTCATCAACCACTTGCACCCATAAACCGACCACCGGCCTATGACGATCCTAGTGACGATGAAGACTTCGCTGAAGGAGTATTCAGACAGGACATTGAGGTAGATCGAAGGGGAGAATTACGTAGAGGAGTCGGTCGTGGTGGCACAGGCTTCAGAGGTTATGAGCGCGGTAGAGCTGGCCATATGGGGAATGTCTATGATGGCGCTGGCTACCGGGATGCATATGGAGAGCAACTCAGACGTCAGGATCTTGGTAGGGAGGAATCCCACGAATACCGAATGAAGATTGATCTCCCATCATTCAACGGGAATCTTCAAATCGAAGATTTCCCATCATTCAACGGGCATCTTCAAAtcgaagatttcttagattgggTGATGGAAGTAGAGAGGTTCTTTGATTATATGAGTATTCGCGAGGATCGCAAGGTGAAGTTAGTGGCATACAAGTTCAAGGGAGGAGCTTCTGCTTGGTGGGAAAAATTACAGATTTCCCGAGCCCGACAAGGGAAGGGACCTGTAACTtcatggttgaagatgaagcggCTACTCAAACCACGTTTTTTACCACCGGACTTTGAGCAACGGCTAttccaacaataccaagagtgtCGACAAGGAGGTCGGACCATCCAGGCGTATGTTGATGATTTCTATCGCCTATCTGCTCGGAATGATCTCATGGAGACAGAGGATCAACAAGTTGCAAGGTTTATTGGTGGACTGCGTGTGGCAATACAAGATAAGGTTTCTATGCATCCTGTCTTTACTTCGAATGAGGCAGTTAGTTTGGCAACCCGAGCAGAGAAGCAACTGGAAAGACCTAAAGCAACAACCTGGGAGCGAAACCCGAGCGATTCGACGAGACCAACGCAGGGTCGGGGAAAACAACCTCTAGTCCCGACTGTCACACCAAGTCAACCAGTGACTTCCACGGGAAAAGGAGCCAGTAGCAGTTCAAGTACCTCGAGACAACCAGCCAACAATCCATACGCACGGCCCAATCTAGACAAATGTTTCAAATGCAACCAACCAGGACATAGGTCGCATCAATGTCCCCGGAGGCAGATGGTAAACTTGATTGAACCTGAGCCAGAGGGAGGGTCCGAGAATGGAGATATTGATACACCCGAGTATGAAGAAGAGGAGTTGGCTGACGCTGATGAGGGAATCCCACTTTTCCGATCCTTAGTAATTCAACGTTTACTCTTGACACCGAGGCAAGAGGATCAATCTCAAAGGCACAAGATTTTTCGTACTCGCTGCACAGTCAACCAAAGAGTATGTGATGTGATTATTGATAGTGGTAGCGGGGAGAACGTAGTGTCGAAGGAGATGGTTTCAAAGTTGGGTTTGAAAACTGAGAAGCACCCAACTTCTTATAAGATCGGATGGATCAAGCGGGGAACCAAGACACTAGTAACCGAGAGATGTCGTTTCACATTTTCGATCGGTAAGCATTACTCGGATTCTATTTTGTGTGATGTTGTCGAGATGGATGCATGCCACTTAATCCTGGGAAGACTGTGGCAGTTTGAT GAAGTCGAAAATTCTACTTATTCTAAGGGAAAGCCGGTCCTCCTATCCACTGGATCAGAATTTATAGAAGAAGTTAAGGAGGCCCGAGACATCATAGCATTGGTGACCAAGGGAACCCCGGGCTCCGTCTCACAAGAAGTTCCTGAGATAATGCGACTGATGTTAGAAGAATTCCAAGACATCATGCCTGAAGAGATGCCCGAAGGACTGCTGCCCATGAGAGATATCCAGCACTATATTGACTTAGTGCCGGGAGCAAGTCTCCCGAACTTGCCACATTAtcgaatgagcccaaaggagaATGCTATTTTGCAAGAGCAAGTAGAGGGGTTAATTCGGAAGGGACACTTGCGAGAGAGTATGAGTCCATGCGCAGTACCGGCCCTACTTGTACCGAAGAAAGATGGGAGTTGGCGAATGTGCGTGGATAGCTGGGCAATAAACAAGATCACGGTCAAGTATCGGTTTCCAATTCCCCGAATAGGTGACATGTTTGATATGCTATCTGGGGCTAAGATTTTTTCGAAGATTGACTTGAGGAGTGGAAATCACCAAATCCGTATACGACCGGGAGATGAGTGGAAAACTGCGTTCAAGACTAAAGAGGGGCTTTATGAGTGGATGGTGATGCCTTTCGGCCTTTCGAATGCACCAAGCACTTTCATGCGACTCATGAATCATGTACTGAAAccttttatcaaaaaatttgtCGTTgtctattttgatgatattcttATCTACAGCCGCAACCTGGTGGATCACATGGATCATGTGAGGAAAGTGTTGGAGGTTCTTCGTGAAAATAAGTTGTTTATCAACTTAAAGAAGTGTAGTTTCATGATGGATCAGTTACTCTTCCTCGGATTTGTAGTCGGTGCCGATGGAATCTGA
- the LOC132164383 gene encoding pentatricopeptide repeat-containing protein At1g77170, mitochondrial-like: MSSILPLLLRLSKSQPPKFLANFSHFNQSLSTSSSPFDTQFNAESSTNLGPYDSTQDPAKVIATQLSNCSNLSELNQIYAHILRTQLLDLYPASFHWNNIIRSYTRRDAPSKALCVYVAMSRAGVLPDSYTLPIILKAVCQLFATEIGRQLHSVAIRVGLESNEYCESGFINLYSKAGEFENAHKVFEQNRERKLGSWNAIIGGLSRGGRAKEAIEMFAELRKCGFLPDDVTLVSVISACGSLGDLGLALQLHKCAFQAKSIEKPDILMLNSLVDMYGKCGRMDLAYKVFSRMEQRNVSSWTSMIVGYAMHGHVDEALECFQCMREAGVMPNHVTFVGVLSACVHGGTVQEGKHYFHTMKNVYGIMPQLQHYGCMVDLLGRAGLFDEAREMIEGMPMKANSVVWGCLMGACEKYGNVKIGEWVAKHLRELEPWNDGVYVVLSNIYASRGLWKEVERVREVMKQRSLAKIPGYSLATSS; encoded by the coding sequence ATGAGTTCCATTCTGCCCCTCCTGCTCAGGCTTTCTAAATCACAGCCACCCAAATTCCTCGCAAATTTTTCCCATTTCAATCAAAGTCTCTCAACTAGTAGCTCCCCTTTTGACACTCAATTCAATGCTGAATCTTCAACAAACCTGGGACCCTATGATTCAACTCAAGATCCAGCAAAAGTCATAGCGACCCAATTGTCAAATTGCAGTAACTTATCAGAACTGAATCAAATTTATGCACATATTCTCCGGACCCAACTCCTAGATTTGTACCCTGCATCATTTCATTGGAACAACATTATAAGATCATACACAAGGCGAGATGCTCCTAGCAAAGCGCTGTGTGTCTACGTTGCCATGTCACGAGCCGGGGTCTTGCCCGATTCTTATACGCTTCCAATCATCTTGAAAGCCGTGTGTCAACTTTTTGCCACTGAGATTGGTCGGCAGCTTCATTCTGTGGCCATAAGGGTCGGGTTGGAGTCCAACGAGTACTGTGAGAGTGGGTTCATCAACCTGTACTCAAAAGCAGGAGAATTTGAAAATGCGCATAAGGTGTTTGAGCAAAACCGTGAGAGAAAGTTGGGTTCTTGGAATGCAATCATAGGAGGCCTTTCTCGAGGTGGCCGTGCCAAAGAGGCGATAGAAATGTTCGCGGAACTAAGGAAATGTGGGTTCCTTCCGGATGACGTGACTCTGGTTAGTGTAATATCGGCTTGTGGAAGTCTTGGGGACTTGGGTTTGGCTCTTCAATTGCATAAATGCGCTTTCCAAGCTAAATCCATTGAAAAACCGGACATTTTGATGTTGAATTCGCTTGTAGACATGTATGGAAAATGTGGTCGGATGGACTTAGCTTACAAAGTATTTTCGAGGATGGAGCAAAGAAATGTATCGTCTTGGACATCCATGATTGTGGGTTATGCGATGCATGGGCATGTGGATGAAGCACTAGAATGCTTCCAGTGCATGAGAGAGGCAGGAGTGATGCCAAACCATGTGACTTTTGTTGGGGTGCTTAGCGCTTGCGTGCATGGTGGGACGGTGCAAGAGGGAAAACATTACTTCCATACGATGAAGAATGTTTATGGGATAATGCCCCAATTGCAACATTACGGGTGTATGGTGGATTTGCTTGGCCGTGCAGGGTTGTTTGATGAGGCTAGAGAAATGATAGAGGGGATGCCGATGAAGGCGAACTCAGTAGTATGGGGGTGTTTGATGGGTGCCTGTGAGAAGTATGGGAATGTGAAGATAGGGGAGTGGGTGGCTAAGCACTTGCGAGAATTGGAACCTTGGAATGATGGGGTTTATGTAGTTTTATCAAATATCTATGCCAGCAGAGGTTTGTGGAAAGAGGTTGAGAGGGTAAGAGAGGTTATGAAGCAGAGAAGTCTTGCTAAGATTCCTGGCTATAGCTTGGCAACCAGTTCATAG